The genomic interval AATActtcttcatatatatatatatataatagacaAGTGCATGATTAGATTCTACCTGTAAACGTCAAGGTTTCCTTTCTTAATTCCCCCTTAAAGGTGACATattatgctcattttcaggtacaTGCCTGGTATTTatggtttctactagaacatatttacatgctttaatgattaaaaaaacatttctcataTTGTCTGtatgaatatacctgtattcaccgtctgtctgaaacgctccgttttggtgcctgtctctttaagagcccacttcctgaaaaagcccactctgctctgattggcttgtgagaaaaatatggtgcatCTTTGCAGAAGTAGATCTGAAGTCGTGAGTTGAGATACACAGATGAGGAGCAGTATATTCTAATGAACCTGAATTTGACAGAGGAAGGGGTTTCACATCTGATTGCCTttttgaatcacatgttttctgatatAAGCCGCCCCCAAAAAACTGACTGGTTTGTCCTATATCATAGTTTGTGGGTTGGTAGACACTCCAGATACACAAATGTATGTGCAGAAAAACTGATAAAGTGAGTTTTTCATAATCCATCCCCTTTAAACTCGCTCTAAGGTTGTTAACAATCATCCATTACCATCCAATTATAGTATCAGAAGCTGCCTCAGTGTCTAATCCCCTCTTCTCAAATTTAAAACCACTGCTCATCAAATCAGATCTCGGGCCTGTTTAACTCCAGCTCCCCCTCGGGACAATACTGAACTCAGGAAAAAACTGCCTTCCATAACATTGCACCTTATAAATAGAATGAATTACAGAGGATTTAAAAACTTGTATGAATAAGCAcggttttaaacatttaaatctttaGTGTTTCTGTGATTGTtctgtgcttttgtttgtctcgttatatttatgtttatttctgtcttctGTACTCAGAGATCTTTATAATGAAATGACCTGATTTAATAAAGGTTATATATAATAAGTATCATAATATATTGTTTATCAGCTGTTCAGAGTGCAATATCTTAATCCAGGATGCCATGTTTTTTAATGGCTGCACGATTCaatgaaatttaaatattcTAGATGTCTTGTGCATCACTTTACAAACATTTCCCCTAAATCCAACCTTATAAATATGTTGTCTTTTGAAACTACGGGACATCCATTagaatgtaaaatgaatcaTGGTCACACAGTAGGAGCTTGTATTCATTTCTGGTGGTTAATTtgaggggaaataaaaatgcatttctttgtcgTGTCATGTATGAACCTCTGGGTTTCCTTTGTTCAGCCTAGCAGAGTTAGTTTAATACTACTTTATATGGTAATTTTATACGTGAAAAAGACAGTTTTTTATGTTGGGTatactgtaaatgttaaatgctatacatgtgtatttaaatgttttacatttatgtattgcactgtttattattttgtgttattcaGAAGACAATTTGATTTATCTGTAGGTGCACTATGACAACAAGTTTGAAAGGCAGGAGAGATAATTTGTAAGGAAaagccaagaagaagaagtccaAGGCTCTCTGAACTGTGCCTCTCCACATTTTTTCAGAATACATTCATCCTTAAAATATGTCACTGTGAGGATCTGTACTTCATAGAGGAAGACTCTGTATCCTCTGGGCTTCTCGTGGAGAATCTGAATTTCTGCTAATATTCATGGTGCTGCTTGGAGCCATCAGTGCTAATAACAAAAATGGCCAATAGGCACATCTTTTATCATAAAGTTCACACATGAAGATGACGAGTAAGCAGTCAATAAAGGGTGAAGGACACCTCCTTAAATCTCTGTGTAAATCTAACTCTTTACTCCCCTCTAACTTTTAATTAGTATTTTAACGGCCAACATTTCCACAATGGTTCTCCTTTTTAATGCTTCTGCAATATCATGAAAATGTGCTAATCACCGCCTGAGTGTGAATCCTTCTACGATGCTCTACTTTCACCATAAAAAAGTCTCCCTGTCTTTCCTCTGCAGCAACATCACAGAGATGATGACCACAGTTTCGCTGCAGATCGTCGGCATCATTGAGCCCATCATCCAGCACGCCGACTGGTTCTTCCCCGGAGGTAAGGAGGGATGACACGAGGAAATTGATTTTTATTGGTAAAGAGAATTGATTTCTTCACACAAAATTCTTCCTTTCTTTAGAAATCGAGTTCAACGTCACAGGGAACTACGGGAGCCCGGTCCACACCAACCACAACTCCAACTACAGCTCCATGCCGTCACCGGACATGGAGCAGATGGAGCGGAGGCAGAACGACCAGAGTCGCCGGCCGCTCAGCGTCGCCACGGACAACATGATGCTGGAGTTCTACAAGAAGGACGGGTAAGAACGCTTAATCTCTGCTGGGATCACATTCTCTACACATTTAGCTGTAGTTTTTAGGGATTATACGCAAAAATCTTGAAAATTGTCCTTTAttaccaggcggcaacctccagttctgaaacgtgaagccaatgcttcctgtcttaaagctgcaatctctctactgaccagcagggggcgactcctctgcttgtatagaagtctatgagaaaattactctacttctctcttgatttattccctcagtaaacattgtaaacatgagtttatggtctcaatctctagtttcaagtcttcttcaatacagcatgatgttcatttagtaaatgatggtccatttcgagtcaaatagaccataaagcagggtatgctttagggcgtggctacacactgattgacaggtccctactagagacgtatacagcgtctctatatcactcctcctcagtccaaatatggtcacctcctgttcactggttgcaaaaagccaagatggcgacggccaaatagCTAAATTCGAAGCTTCTAAACCACAATCCACAAAACTAATGAGTGACGTcacgacgactacgtccacttgtTATGTACAGTCTATGTTTATTACAGTACTCATAGAGAGGTcttccattttttaaatatgtactgtatatgtgcagTAGTGATAGGCGAGAGACAAACAACTATTCCATCCCTTTTGAATcgtgccatgaattacacatatgatgttggtcggttttaaaagataattttgcacgTTGAGTTACTCAATCAGCCGTCTTCTCTACATCTCTGGTTTCATTACAACTTCATTCAGGGTGGATCCTAACTGACAACTTAgcttcatcatttttttcctgaccAGTCCACTTTGAGGCACGTAAAGTTTCCACACAACTGCCTTTTTGACAGTGTCTGACTTTTGAAGTAAGAGTGAGAAGAATTCCCCATTTGATTACACAAGCGTTATGTGAGAGGTGACCTCATGCTCAGTTTCACTATGAGGTAGACAGAAAGGGAtgctttctttatctttatctgcaGCCCAGTGAGAGGGGTAAGAGAGTGAGAAAGGAGAAAGATGACATTTAGTCTGTGAAATGAGGAATCAGGCAAACCTCAAGCTGTGGAGGAGGATTATCTGAAACCCAGtcaaaggctttttttctcttttctgtctgtctctgtctctttctttaatGCTTTAATACACCCTTGGTCTTATAAGGGCCCTGCGGCTACACTAAGCCCTGCAGCCCAGAGACCACAAGTAGTCTAGCTAATTAAACCTGGACCcagcgtgtgtgcatgtgtgcatgtgtgcgtgtgtgcgtgtgtgcgtgtgtgtgcgtgtgtgtgtgtgtgtgtgtgtgtgtgtgtgtgtgtgtgtgtgtgtgtgtgtgtgtgttggaactGATCAATAGAAGTCAGCtttcaaaagaaacacagaaccAGCAGGTCTCAGCACATTGAGGCTGCCTTTCGAAAGACACATCTGTTTTTTATGTACAAAAGATTTTTAGATTTAGCTcttgtgaaattgttttttaaatttctacTTAGTGCAcatcccctttttaaaaaaagataattgatGTTCAGACACTAAAATCTGCAGCCTTCAGGGGATCTTTGCGCCTTTGTGTGAggaataaaaatgacataatttcccttcattctctctactgaGAAGGACGGGTTGAAGGACACACACTGCTTCTACATTAATCTGGCCGGTGAGAATTATTTATTGGTAAAATCTTTGGACACACAAGGCAGATAAAAACCTGCACAGAGATAAATGGCAACATCTTTAGTTCACTAATAAATAAGGTAATTAGATGATGACTTTAAACCTTCAACTCTCTTTCTTGCGTTAAAACCCCAAGGaggttatcttagcttagcataaagacttgaaacagggGGAATAAGCTAGCCTGACTCAGTCTAAGAGGCCTTTCACATGTTGCATCTAAGAACGTGTTGAAACTCAAGTCGTGCGGCTTTCAgcattatttttcatgattattttatggaCCTGGCTTTGTGCACAAGGGGGAATTATATTGCTGAGACAAGAGATGGTCTTCCCCAAACGGTTGCCAAAATCCTTTCAAGGTCCTTTCATTCAAACCATGGACAAAAGCCAAAGACCAAAAAGAACATGAAGAGAATGTTGTACGCATACTTTTTGCCATACTATTGCCGTTGTACCACTGCAGTGGTGAGATACTctctcacatttttctttatttttttaagggggATTTTCTCGTATCCATTAGGGAAACTTTGACCTAATTAGCGCTAAATGGAAAACTAAACTCTCTCTCTGGGTTTTGACGTGGCTGAAGCACTTCAGGGAGAGCAGATCTCAGCGGGACTCTCGTCTCCTGCAGCCCCCCCGCTCCTCCATCTTGGCTCtcgtcttaaaaaaaaagttcctctgctgctttgataaCAATGCTGTTAATGAgcctgtggggggggggagtctggcctccataatccttactCTCTGTCCTCACTGTGCTTGTCTCTGTCTTTAACTTTGCAGCATTAGGAAGATACAAAGGTACAGTATAGatcacccccccacacacacactcccactagAGTCATCCTCTCATCGGTCTATCCATCATCTGTCCGTCTCAGCTGCACGTTGACAGGAAGTGTCAGCCatttgtcgtgtgtgtgtgtttaacgcTTCCAGTCAGGTCTGTCTGAAGTGACACACTTGGACTCCTTTAGTTCAATGCCTACGACAGAGAAGGGTGACAAATGGGGGAGAGATGGACAAAGCaggtctttctctctgtgtttacataaGTAGCATCTTCTCTGGCACTGGATACACTTGTTCGGCCTGTGAGAACAATAGCTACTTGTTGTTTAGCCTTAGTTATAATTAAGTTTGTTCCTGTCTTTActgtaattaaacaaaaacttgGAATAAGTAGTAACATAGTATGTTTAttatgaagctgcagccagttagcgtagcttagcataaagactggaagcaagtggaaacagctagcctggctctgtcctaAAGTAAAAAATCTGCACCTCTATAGCTCacttataaaacatattatgGCAATAGAGAGCCGCAAGTATGACGTTATTTTGTAGCCAAACGGGAAGTTAGCACCAAACTGGTTCACTTGACAAAATTCCAATGAGATtcttccattggattttggattgtTTCAGTAAATAACCTCAGACTTTATTTCAGAGACTTCTAACcagaaacacattcagaaaacaCTTTGCCTTAGAGACGAGGCAACAGGAAGGGAAataatgctgactcatttcctggttttaggactaattcctgcagctctctatgAGCCTATGGGCGTTCTTGGCAACAAGGAACCGCTCTCACTTtcgtttatattttattgtatataattTCCAGATGTGGGAATGTATTGGGTTGTAAAGGTTGACGTCTGCTGCTAGTGATCACAGAGAACCTGCATTCAAGCAAATATCTGATCAGTCTTATAATATAGAGTTCAGAGTTAAGGGGTGCTAGAGCTGGAAGAAAATATTTCCCACCTCTCAtttttatagtaataataaataagacttgttttctacatgtctgtttttgtatCGGGATCAAACAAGTGATATATTGTGTTGATTCATTGCTGGTATTTGGATTTAATtccctttggacagagccaggctagctgtttccctctgtttccagtctttatgctaagctaagctaacttgcTGCGAGTTTAATTTTGAGTGGACAGACATGAGATtggtgtcaatcttctcataCAATTTTTGACATGAAAAAGCCAAACTACTATTTTATTTAACGGACCATAACGTCTTCATCGTGTTCATTTCATCTAAACTGCTCTCGTGTTGCAGTTATCAAAAGACTTTACTTCTCACCTCCCTCATGCATCGTCATCTTTGCAGGAGATTGGAGATAATTATACATTTGAGTGAGACAATGTGCAGATAGAATGTTGTTCTCTGTTCCTGCATGCTCAGGATCATAAGTACGCCCATACAAGTCTGTGACCCTAGAGGCTGATCCAGGGTCAGGCCTCTTAATGAAGGTTCAGATGACAGACAGGTTCTCGCAGCCTTGACGACCCCAcatgaaccacacacacacacacacacacacgcccccCTCCCttgatctgattggctgtgCATCTCTGTCCCACTGCAGCATGGGTGTCAGGGTGATGGACACTACTTGGGTGTCGCGCAGGGGCTCGTCTTCCACGCGTAAATGCTCCTCCACGCCACCGAGCGTGCACCCCCCACCCCGCCCACCGACGCTCTCGTCCCAGAGCAGCCGGGGGATTTCtccgcctccccctcccccacccctcctcccacTAACAGCGACCGAGCCAGGTAAGGCTGtcgtgcccccccccccccccctctctcccagTCCTCCTGTTTCCCCCCACCTCACACACCTCTCACCTGCTGCTGCACCCCTTTCCCCGCCCACGTGTGCTGCTACTGCTGCGCCCTGCAAACTGACACCAGAACAGCGCCGTCTGCTCCacgtttttctttctgtcccccccccctcacgAAAAACGCTCACCATCACCCCCCCGTGTCTCACCTCTGATGAAGCATGACGTGTCAAACTCTGTGACTGCTCtttaagtttctttattttttgtttattttgatcatCCTTGAATGTGTGGTGAATTAATAACTGTATATCATGTCAACTTCTCTTTAGGTTTTTACGTAATGTTGGAAAACAGTTATTCCATAGTTCAGTAGTTTTTTGCTGCACGTGCATGAATtatatctgttttgtttttttgtcattagtCCAAGCATCATTAACAGCATATCCGTCCATTGTCGCAAGGCCCTGCAATGGATGAGGtgacttttctgttttatttcatttctgtgaTTTGAAAAACCATAGAGCACCTCTTCTTTATTCCCTCTGTGCTGTCTCCCCCACTGGAGCTCTAACTTCTCCCTCCTTACACGATAATTAATATTCCTCCCaactaaaaactgaaataaataaataaatcccacTGCTCTTAACCTCCCAGATTTTAATGActtcctccttcacctccaGCTCTGTCCCCCCAAAGGAAACATTGACATGTTTATCATTGCAGCTCGGATGATGCGTCCTCCAATTGGCCGGACTCCTGTTACGCCTACCCCTCCCCCGAGGAGGAGAGGCCGCCTCCCCCTtacccctcttcctcctcctcttcctcctcctcctcttgctcctcctTCTCGCTCCCTCACCACCATTACTACGCCCGAGCACCTCCGGTTATGCGCCCCGTCGCCCCCAACCCTGACTCCGTGCCCCCCGGCCCGTCCCCTCCCTCCCGCCGCTGTGGCCACAGtccccccccactcccccacTCCCTCTGCCCCTCCCCTCAGCCGCTTGACATCAACTCCAACCCCAAACCCAATTCCCTGCACCTGCCCAAGCAGGCCTCCCTGTCCGACGCCTCGCATGCGGCCCAGCCCGAAACGAATGGCTCCACCCTTTACATCAAACCCCCGCTCGTTCTCACTCGCCACGACCTCTTCCTTGGCTCCCCCAAACCCCCCAACACCCCCTATCTGCTCCCCCTCCATGGGCCACCTGTGCCTGTAGCCGGGAGAGAGGAGCCAAGCTGACTAGGTAAATACAAGAACGCTGCCTAACTCGCCCGTACTTCCAAcacaactcacacacaaacgtaAGGAGATGAGACAGGGATGggtgaggagaaaaagagggatgGGGGAGATTAAGATgcgccccccccccacccccacaacCCCCTCTTCtttgttcttatttattatgtatCCGTCAATCCGTTCTCTTTAGGAACGCCATTATCAGATCcatcttttttaatataattgcCATGAATGCGATCCATAACTTTCCACGTTGCCAGGATATTCAGGAGGCCGTTGCCAGGCAACAAAGAAAATTCAAAGCTTTCAGTGCATGCCAttataaagaggaaaaaaaacagaaaagtgggCGTTAATGAGTCATACCAGTGGGCCCAGTCAGCCCCGAGTGGTAGACAGCAACATCAGACcttgaaaatgaacagaaacaacACTACGAATGTGGAAGTGAAGCATTTAATGGCTTTGTTATGTTTGATATCGAGCCACAAAGATGCTTGTGTGCTTCGCCTCACCCGTCTTTATATCACAGCAGCTTCAACCATCCATTCATGCTTCATCTGCAGAGAGTCGGTCAGAGTATAAACTGGTTATGTTCCGACCTTCATTGGCATTATGGCTGCACTGCGCCCTAAAAGTAAGGAAAATCCATTAAGCCATTAGGGTTTATTCAGGATTTTTAGACTGCTTCTGCTGCACGGCAGTATAGACTTCATGTTCGCCTGCAAACAGTGGTCACTCTGGTGATTTGACATTGAACTATgggtgctttttttcttttttctttgccaaGAGATTTATGGAAACACGGTTGACATGTTATTAGAGAGAAGAGAGATGCATGAGGCCGCTTgtcattcctgtgtgtgtgtgtgtgtgtgtgtgtgtgtgtgtgtgtgtgtgtgtgtgtgtgtgtgtgtgtgtgtgtgtgtgtgtgtgtgtgtgtgtgtgtgtgtgtgtgtgtgtgtgtgtgtgtgtgtgtgtgtctccttcGCTCTGTCCTCAGTACTCTGAAGAACAAGGAGTTGTCTCCAGTGATCGGACAGAAGGGACTCCAGGGGTCGATGTCCTCTAGTGGACAGTCTGACCACAGCCCTCACACCATGAGGAGAGGTAAAGACGTTTTCTGATTTCATGTTATTCTCTAATCCCTCTCAGTCATTGacttttgagtgtttttttttttaaaacctttgcTGGCTTCATCTATCtgttaaaatgtcttttcaaaagtCCCAGAAAGATGCACCTTCTAATTCTAAACATGCTGCCAATTTACCACGTCTCAAGTTTTAATAAACCCCAGATACCTgcaacatttatgtaaaaagtctgaatagaATGCTTTCACATTAAAGGTAGGGTAggtaatcttcttcaaaaagcatttttgatatttttgttaaaattctCATTGCATCCCATGAgccattaataaatcaaatgctctgacaaagaagaagaatcgGATATCTGTAGCTGTCTCAGGACTGTAATAAGACCTTGCCAAAcatcaacactgacagcccgtccCTTCAGTCCTGCGACAGCCACAGTTTTTTGTCAGAgtatttgattcattgattgctgtCGGGATCTAACGGGAATTTCAgcagatataataaaaaaaggttgtttttctgGAAACTAAGAgcaatttaataaatgtgtaatttagtTATTATCTCTTATGtacaaataaaatcagtttaatatatgtatttcttttttaataacgTAAATGAGCCAATTCTTAGTCGTACTGTAGAGGAGATCATCTCATGTCAGATCTgtcagtaaaaatgtgttttacttctTTGATTCCTCTCATGGAAGAACACAATAATCATAAGAACATTACTGTccttaaatattcagttttcattaatgtttaaactgtttaaatattttagcaAAAAGGAGTTAAGAAAGTGCCCTTTTCTTCTCTGCTCGGACAGATTTATAAACTCTAATGTTTGATGAAAAAGTAAATTTATTCAAAGATCTGCAGAGTTCATTAGTGAGAAGTGGAGGCAACCATCCCTTCCTTTCATAATGAtcattaaaatgatcattaaacAGGCGAATTTACTCACCGTGGTTAGAGTTACTCAGCCTATGAAAAAAAGCTCCATTATGTCTGAGAATGTTTTAGTTATCTCAGGTTGGGCTACTTGTTTTTGACAGAAAACCTGCATTAGAAACGAGGTTCATAGAGTTTGAAAAAGCAGGGAAGGTCTAATGAAAGGCATTATGGGAGTTGAAAGACTCCTGCAGGTTGACTCATACTATTAAGTGAAAATCAGGATAttgctttgctttttaaaaatgaatctgcCTCTTGCAAACCTCCCAATTTAACTAAAGTACAATAGAAGCACTGGAGTATCCCGTTATTTACACTACAGagacaaacattcattcatcaccaaaataagttttaatcctctggcggctgtggcacatgaggtagagcgcttgtcccgtaaccacaaggttggtggttcaaacccctctaccggcaacatgccgaggtgtccttgagcgagacacctaaccccaagttgctccccgggcgcttcattgcagcccactgctcctccgggatgggttaaatgcagagaaataatttccccattgtgggactaataaaggcttaattattaaaTTGCTCGTCTACCTCTTGCAGAACAAGTGTAAAACATCAGTTCagttttataacatttatatatttctttctggTCTCTTTGCAGCCAAGAAGCTGGCCCCGATCCCCCCTAAAGTCCCGTACTGCCAGTCCGGAGCCATGTCCGACCAGTCCACTGGCCAGCCGTCTCCGGTCAGCCTGTCTCCCACCCCCCAGCACCCCGTCCCCGTACAGCTTCAGCTACCCGCAGGGTTACGCCACCATCGGCTCCCCGGGgcagatccagatccagatgGCCACCACCCCgtccctctcctctccgccCTCGCTGGCTGGGACCCTCACCAAGGCCAGGCCGACCCCCAAGCCGCCCCGGCAGAGGCCCAGCTTACCTCCTCCTCAGCCCCCCAGCACGCCCGGCACCAGTCCCCAACCTCTGGACCATTCGACGGGACTCCTGGACGGATTGTCCCCCGGGGAGAGCATGTCCACAGGTAAGGTTTATGAAACGCATAACAACTGTTGTATTTAAGTATAACTCTGAAGTTTATCTAAGTTTCACTTTGTGCTTTTACGTTACTTTATTAGATTTACACATAAAGAAGTTTGCTTTATCTAAAGACattaattactttaatattgATGTTGAATTTTGCATAAATAATATGGCATCAGTCCAACTAGTCAAACCAGCTATTACAAGAAAACTAAAGTAGACTCTTATCACTTAGTTACCAGAAACTTTTGGTAAAAGAGTAGTTTTAGATAAATTTCCTCCcataattgtataaatataaaatttcAAGGAAACAAAATGTAGTACTTTATACACAAGCGCTGGTTTTGCAAAGAGCACATTTACAGAATGTTAATAACTGTGATGCTAAATAAAACGTCAGATAAAGAGAAGGGTGGCCTCCAGATATTCATTCAATGATGATTAAAGGGAGAGTTCACCCcaaaatacatatacacatacagacatatttttcctcttaactgtagtgccttttttttatcagtttagattgttttggtgtgaatTGCCTTGTTTCGTCCATTGGCTTTTCTCTAATATAATGGCAACATATGACACACGCTCAAAGtgccaaaaaaatacatttaaattgaataaaacctttttatttcatgttgtttatttctggACTTGATgctcttgtttattttatttattaacctCAACGTTGTTAGTATGTTTTCGTCTAATTGTCGATGCTCTTGTCGATGCTCTTATTGTCTCACTTACAGCGGTA from Anoplopoma fimbria isolate UVic2021 breed Golden Eagle Sablefish chromosome 5, Afim_UVic_2022, whole genome shotgun sequence carries:
- the LOC129091107 gene encoding LOW QUALITY PROTEIN: rho GTPase-activating protein 44-like (The sequence of the model RefSeq protein was modified relative to this genomic sequence to represent the inferred CDS: inserted 4 bases in 3 codons); this encodes MKKQFNRMRQLANQTVGRAEKTEVLSEDLLQVEKRLELVKQVSHSTHKKLTACLQGQQGVDVDKKSVRSPSKKLPLTTLAQCMVEGAAVLGDESLLGKMLKLCGDTQDKLATELMLFELTIERDVVEPLYDLAEVEIPNIQKQRKHLAKLVLDMDSARTRYYQSTKSSGLSSNLQPSGAKADHLREEMEEAANRMEICRDQLSADMYSFVAKEIDYASYFQTLIEVQAEYHRKSLELLQSVLPQIKAHQETWVEKPCYGKPLEEHLALSGRDIAFPIEACVTMLLECGMQEEGLFRIAPSASKLKKLKASLDCGVLDVQEYSADPHAIAGALKSYLRELPEPLMTYELYNDWIQASNIQDQDKRLQALLNACEKLPSANNNNFKYLIKFLSKLTEYQDLNKMTPGNIAIVLGPNLLWMHNEGNITEMMTTVSLQIVGIIEPIIQHADWFFPGEIEFNVTGNYGSPVHTNHNSNYSSMPSPDMEQMERRQNDQSRRPLSVATDNMMLEFYKKDGIRKIQSMGVRVMDTTWVSRRGSSSTRKCSSTPPSXAPPTPPTDALVPEQPGDFSASPSPTPPPTNSDRASSDDASSNWPDSCYAYPSPEEERPPPPYPSSSSSSSSSSCSSFSLPHHHYYARAPPVMRPVAPNPDSVPPGPSPPSRRCGHSPPPLPHSLCPSPQPLDINSNPKPNSLHLPKQASLSDASHAAQPETNGSTLYIKPPLVLTRHDLFLGSPKPPNTPXSAPPPWATCACSRERGAKLTSTLKNKELSPVIGQKGLQGSMSSSGQSDHSPHTMRRGKDKLAPIPPKVPYCQSGAMSDQSTGQPSPVSLSPXPPSTPSPYSFSYPQGYATIGSPGQIQIQMATTPSLSSPPSLAGTLTKARPTPKPPRQRPSLPPPQPPSTPGTSPQPLDHSTGLLDGLSPGESMSTDSLCNLDIPIINVDLDGIFDLPHISPFRNSWALLDSTKSRAEPEEESESTVL